A genomic window from Levilactobacillus yonginensis includes:
- a CDS encoding DUF2200 domain-containing protein, translating to MTKPRIYSMPFAKIYPLYQQKLAKKGRTTAELNQVITWLTGYDHAMLEQQLATTISVQDFFTQMPRLNPKASEITGSICGVRVETIADPTMQRIRYLDKLVDELAKGKTLQKVLREE from the coding sequence ATGACGAAACCCAGAATCTACAGCATGCCCTTCGCCAAAATTTACCCCCTCTATCAACAAAAGTTAGCCAAGAAGGGACGAACCACGGCTGAACTTAACCAAGTAATCACTTGGCTCACTGGCTACGATCACGCCATGCTCGAACAACAACTTGCGACGACCATCAGTGTTCAAGACTTCTTCACCCAGATGCCACGGCTGAACCCCAAGGCTAGCGAAATCACAGGCAGTATCTGTGGCGTTCGCGTCGAAACCATTGCCGACCCCACCATGCAACGGATTCGCTACCTGGATAAACTCGTTGATGAGCTAGCCAAGGGTAAAACGCTGCAGAAGGTTTTACGCGAAGAGTAG
- a CDS encoding ABC transporter permease, whose amino-acid sequence MLTTQLDRLIWRRHRKLFATMAVLAILICVSMTFATISGLRYVDTTQIVDVSIRRWQIYSDDQFVAYSTFFHFMFLGIGAAFMNQDLKDNFNQFLFSSGFSRKQVYWAKLRIVLAVLVGIVIVVTGLQYLTYWVAAPAGMGFQLAWPGLLTSWAYGLMMSFGLFSIGWFAALIMGQTGTMILTLLGFTISLAGLDTIYDNMLHGGPFHLNGSQRDWTIILTLLVFAIVLVIWGAYLYNRLSLEHNGEYLLFPGLKLPVYIVFVVYVTGLSLFNQADFNTVLITFVVTVVFGYIWLWRPRIGEAWHQWRQHQ is encoded by the coding sequence ATGTTAACGACTCAATTAGATCGACTCATTTGGCGCCGTCACCGGAAATTATTTGCGACGATGGCTGTGTTAGCAATCCTAATTTGTGTTTCCATGACGTTTGCCACTATTTCAGGTTTAAGGTACGTGGATACGACCCAAATCGTGGATGTTAGCATCCGCCGTTGGCAGATCTATTCGGATGACCAATTCGTGGCCTATAGCACATTTTTCCACTTTATGTTCTTAGGTATCGGGGCCGCCTTCATGAATCAGGACTTGAAGGATAACTTCAATCAGTTCTTGTTCAGTAGTGGCTTTTCACGCAAACAGGTCTACTGGGCCAAGTTACGCATTGTTTTGGCCGTGTTGGTAGGTATCGTCATTGTGGTGACTGGGTTGCAGTACCTGACTTACTGGGTGGCCGCACCGGCAGGAATGGGCTTTCAGCTGGCTTGGCCAGGATTGCTCACTTCCTGGGCCTATGGGCTGATGATGTCCTTTGGCCTCTTCTCTATCGGTTGGTTTGCCGCTTTGATCATGGGTCAAACGGGAACGATGATTCTGACTTTGCTCGGCTTTACAATTTCTTTAGCTGGATTAGACACAATCTATGATAATATGTTACACGGAGGTCCGTTTCACTTGAACGGTTCACAACGTGACTGGACAATCATCTTGACGCTCTTGGTTTTTGCCATCGTGTTGGTTATCTGGGGTGCGTACCTCTACAACCGGTTGTCCTTGGAGCATAATGGGGAGTACCTTTTGTTCCCAGGACTGAAGCTGCCGGTGTACATCGTGTTCGTGGTCTACGTAACGGGGTTAAGCCTCTTTAACCAAGCGGACTTCAACACTGTTTTAATCACCTTTGTCGTGACCGTTGTCTTTGGGTATATTTGGCTCTGGCGGCCACGAATCGGTGAAGCTTGGCACCAATGGCGTCAACATCAATAA